The Pseudomonas nunensis genome includes the window ACGCAGCTTGCTGATCAGCGCGCTATTTGCCGCACCCTTTGCCTACGCAAATGACCCCGTCGTCCTGCACGTCGGCGACCAGAACTACTACAACGTTCGTGCCTCGGTGGAGGCTTCGGGTGTGTTGGAAGGGGCGCCGTACACCGTCGACTGGAAACACTTTCAGGCCGCCGCGCCATTGGCGGAAGCGCTGAACACTGGCGCACTGGACTTGGGCTTTCTCGGCGATTCAGGCTTTCTGTTCCTCGCCGCGAAACAGGCGCCGGTGAAGCTGATAGGCGTGTCGCGGCAGAACCCGGACACCATCGCTTTGCTGGTGCCCAAGGATTCTCCGGTCAAGACCATCGCCGACCTCAAGGGCAAGAAAGTCGCGTATTGGCCCGGTGCCTGGAGCCAGCAACTGACCTTGCGCGCGCTGGAGAAAGCCGACCTGCCGGAAGACTACGTGGACTTCATCAAACTGATGCCGATTGACGCAGCAGCAGCCTTGCCCCAAGGCAGCATCGACGCGTTCCCGGTGTGGGAACCGTACATCTCGCAACAGATTCTGTTCTCCGGCGCCCGGCCGATTCTCACCGCCAAGAGCCTGATGCCCGGCCTCAGCGCGATTGCTGCCTCGACACCGTCGATCGACAGCAAGCGCGAAGCCATCGCCGACTTCCTCGGGCGCCTGAAAAAGGCTCGGGCCTGGGTCGATAACCACACCGACGAATACGCCGATCTGTGGGCGAAGAAGGCCAACCTCGATCAGGACGTTTCGCGCCATTGGTTGCGTCAGGCCCACATGACTGTTGGGCCGGTGGATCAGCAAGCGGCGGCGGATTTGCAGAGCACGGCGGACTTCCTATTCAAGGTCAAGGCACTGCCGGCAGCGTTCGCGACGGCGCCGATCATCGACAACTCATTCCAGAAGTCCTTCGCCGAGTAAACCGTCACCCTGCAGCATCTCGATAAAGCGCTGCGCTGCCGGCGCCATGGCCTGACCCGTGCGGGTGATCAGGCCAATCTGGCGGGTGACGCCGGGATGATCCACCGGCACTTTGACCAGATCATCCCGGCCGTCATCGGCTGACTCGGGCAGCAGGCTCACGCCCAAACCCTGGCGCACCAGTGCCAGCACCGTCGACATGTAATTGGCTTCCAGCCCCGGCGACAACGGCAACTGTGTGTCGGCGAACAGTTGCTCCACCAACTCCCGCACGCTGCTGTCGCGCCCGGTCAGGATGATCGGTTGATCCGTCAGTTCGTTCAGTTTGACCGAGCGCCGTCCGGCCAATGGGTGATCAGCCGGGATGAACAGGCACAGCCGATCTTCCAGTACCGTCTGAAACTCTAGCCCATGGCTCATCCGCGCCCGCACGCCCAGCCCGAAGTCCACCTCGCCATCGCGCACCAGCGTGTCGATGCGTTGCGCTACGACGTCGCGCAACCGCACTTCGACCCCCGGAAACTGTTCGCGAAATTGCTTCAAAAACGGGGGTAGGGCGGCGGCGCACAGCGATGGCAGGGCTGCGATGGTGAC containing:
- a CDS encoding ABC transporter substrate-binding protein, translated to MNPSRFLRSLLISALFAAPFAYANDPVVLHVGDQNYYNVRASVEASGVLEGAPYTVDWKHFQAAAPLAEALNTGALDLGFLGDSGFLFLAAKQAPVKLIGVSRQNPDTIALLVPKDSPVKTIADLKGKKVAYWPGAWSQQLTLRALEKADLPEDYVDFIKLMPIDAAAALPQGSIDAFPVWEPYISQQILFSGARPILTAKSLMPGLSAIAASTPSIDSKREAIADFLGRLKKARAWVDNHTDEYADLWAKKANLDQDVSRHWLRQAHMTVGPVDQQAAADLQSTADFLFKVKALPAAFATAPIIDNSFQKSFAE
- a CDS encoding LysR family transcriptional regulator, producing the protein MKNSIQHIRAFLIVAQTGSFSRAAVALNLSPSALTVQIQQLEDWLGVALLERSPRHVALTSAGQSALLPMEKLLLDLDNIVSASRDLASLRRGVVTIAALPSLCAAALPPFLKQFREQFPGVEVRLRDVVAQRIDTLVRDGEVDFGLGVRARMSHGLEFQTVLEDRLCLFIPADHPLAGRRSVKLNELTDQPIILTGRDSSVRELVEQLFADTQLPLSPGLEANYMSTVLALVRQGLGVSLLPESADDGRDDLVKVPVDHPGVTRQIGLITRTGQAMAPAAQRFIEMLQGDGLLGEGLLE